The following DNA comes from Musa acuminata AAA Group cultivar baxijiao chromosome BXJ1-4, Cavendish_Baxijiao_AAA, whole genome shotgun sequence.
atgattgccttatcaaattttatgttccaacttcggaaagcttgctttagtctataaatggatctaataacctgtacaccttatctgggcagtccttggacacgaatccctcgggttgtatcatatacacctcctcctcgaggttcccattaaggaatgtaATTTTCATAtctatctgtcagatctcatcatCATAGtatactgcaatagccaataaaatttggATGGACTTTAGCATGACtatgagtgagaaggtttcatcgtgaaTCAAACTTGTGCAACATGATTGATATGTTATGCTTTTTGGACCGTATATGTGAATTATCAAACCCGTGTAAACTTCAAAAGTATATAGTAATCTTTATAGACATGCGATTAAGCATATCTTACAGAGCAGTTTTTGGTTCCACACTGTGCATTTACAATATAACCGCAGCTTTTTGGGCACCTTAGTTGAATTTTTTCTAACCAGTGCTTGGAAATTATGGATTGAAGAGCACATTGCAGACATGGGTAAGGCGGCCACAAAAAAAGCCAGATCTAAGAGTGACACCTGCACGTAATGTCCAGCTGACTGTCCCTCATTGATCAGCTGGTGAAGGAGAAAAAAATAGTTGCATTCATCAAAGGATCAGGGAGTGCTCCACTCTGGTTTTTGAATCCATCGATGTGCTGGATGAGGAATACAACCACGGGTGGTGGGAAACACTGGAGAACTATAGCAACTGGCCTACATTCCCACAGGTCTTTGTCAACGGGGAGCTCGTGGGTGGATGTGATATTATTTCCTCCATGGCAGAGAAGGGGGAGTTGCCTCAATGATCGATCAGCTTTGTCTTTTCCAAATTCCTGATGGAAACCTGAGTCTCAACATCTGATCTTGCCTAGTCATGTGAGTTTCAGGGCAGAAGAAAAGTCAGCAGCCTAAATTGAGAGAATAAGCAAACGCAGAATACATTGTCTTTGTGCTTATTTTATTCCAGATTGACAGTAACAAGAGCAACTTTCCCAGGGATGTAATCCATGGTGCAATATCTGTGGAACACACACATTTGCACATCTTTGGAAGCTGCTCCAGTGTGCCTGTAGAGTGTTAAGAGCATCCATGAAACAACAATCTGAGTGGTATCACTTCCGTGGATGAGCATTTCTGCAAGCATAAGATGTGCAGATATCGGCCAATGTTGTGAGGAACATACATGGCCCCCCATGTTCTGTGCTTCCAAGAAGACGACCCTCTTTAATAGGCTGATAACAAGGGAACGGTTGGCCTCGATAGACACACGATTGCGTCATCCTCATCCCTCTCCCCCACTTGCCGTCTCTCCACTCTGAGTTATACGTCGCAAACACAAGCATCAAAAGCTGCTGCTCTTTTCGTTTATTGCCTACCACCTTCACATTTCAGAAAAAGATGGCACCGTGGTGGGGACAAAGTGGAACTCATCTGAAACCTTCGTATCAAGTGAGAAGCATGCGGAGATCATTACAAGAGCCAATAAGTATAAAACTTTGATTCCTTTTTCTTGGAGCACTTGTTATTGTCTTTCGCCACGCAACTCTGCATTACTGGATCACTGACCTTTCACAGAAGTCAGAGTGGCTCGCTTACGTTTCCTCCTCCCAAGCATCACCCAGCTGGCCGCGCCGCCTTACAATCCGGGCATTAGAATTCCCGTTAAGAGCCTAAACGCCGCCGCATGCAACTTGTAACACGCACAGAAATACCACAAAAGTCACCGTGTCAGAAAATAAATGGTATTTTGTGATGAGGATCAAAGATTACTGCCCGGATGCCACCCCGATTCGACCCGTTAATTCGGTTCGGTTAAGCCGGGGAAAAATCGAATCAGAAAATAGACCAATTCCCGAATGTGTTAGATTTTATGCACTCTGAAACAAAAGGAAAACCGAGGAGATTAAGATTGGTCTTGGTCTACAAAACCAATTGGTTCGGTTTGGGTTGAACCCGACCGGCTTGCCCAGAACTCTCTTGAGCTGTTCCGCGAGTAAGCATACATTGATCTCCTGCTCTCTTTCGTTAAGTAGCCAAAAAGAAACACTATCTCGAGAAAAGTCTGACCGTTCCCTCCAAATGGCGTCGTCCTCTACCATCACCACCTCCGCTTCCGCCTCGTCCTCCTCTGTCGGTGACGATCACCACCATAGCTTTGGCGACGCAGCCATCCCATCGCCTCCTCCACCGACGCCGTCGAACCAATCGCTGGCCAACTCCCTTCCCGCCGACGCCGACGCCGCTCTCTCCCGCCTCCTCCACCAGCTTCTCGCTACTCCAACCCTCTCTCGCCCATCGCCGCGTCGCCGTTCCCCGCATCCGGCTTCTCCGCCTGTCATATCCTTCGATCAGCCGCTGCGAAGCGACCTCCTCCTCTCCGCCGCATCCGACTTCGGGTTCTTCCACCTCGCCGGCCACGGTGTCCCCTCCGACCTCGCCTACTCGGCCGTAGCCGATTCTCGGTCCCTCCTCCAATCTCAATGGCTCCCGGTCAACAATCTCTTATCTCTAGGCCTCAACCGCGACGACTGCGACGGTGATAGCCTCGACCACGATGATCAGGATCGGATTTTGATGTTAGATACCAGCGAAAACGGGGACGCGGGCGGGTTTGCATCTTTTCCAGCGTTGCAAGAGTTCAGCAAATGCTTGGAGAAGGTGGGATTGGGGGTGGTACAGATGCTATCGGCCATGGAAAGGGGGTTTTGTGAAAACCCCTTCGAGAAGCGGAATTATATGCCAAGGTGTTTGTTGTGGATCTCTTCTCACCACGATTGTAGCAATACGGGCAAACTTGCCTCTCAGACGGGGAACTGCAAGTGCTACCCGTACGTGGTGGGGCTTCAGTACGAAATGAATTGGTGGAGGCAGCCCTGTTACGCTATCGGTGACTCAGGTGAGCGGATCTGCATCGCTCCCATCGCCGATTCTATACTTGTTACACTCGGGGACATTGCTCAGGTGAGTTTCTTGGCTGCCAATCCCCTTCTCCTACTACAGTTAACCATCTTGAAGTCAGAACTAAATCGAATGCTTT
Coding sequences within:
- the LOC135652005 gene encoding uncharacterized protein LOC135652005; the encoded protein is MASSSTITTSASASSSSVGDDHHHSFGDAAIPSPPPPTPSNQSLANSLPADADAALSRLLHQLLATPTLSRPSPRRRSPHPASPPVISFDQPLRSDLLLSAASDFGFFHLAGHGVPSDLAYSAVADSRSLLQSQWLPVNNLLSLGLNRDDCDGDSLDHDDQDRILMLDTSENGDAGGFASFPALQEFSKCLEKVGLGVVQMLSAMERGFCENPFEKRNYMPRCLLWISSHHDCSNTGKLASQTGNCKCYPYVVGLQYEMNWWRQPCYAIGDSGERICIAPIADSILVTLGDIAQVWSNGRFKKVRSRPQTPSLPFDGCDGSGCISVTVLVTIPLDSVISPLMPLSVDGCVADIGDEGDDDDDDGKRFHAFCLEEYAWKVYHERLPLKDPLLRYWL